One part of the Eucalyptus grandis isolate ANBG69807.140 chromosome 10, ASM1654582v1, whole genome shotgun sequence genome encodes these proteins:
- the LOC104423883 gene encoding AAA-ATPase ASD, mitochondrial produces MRTASEIWTHLSSVMAGLIFAWATPQLRMHIEGYAHKAVGHVYPYIEVTFPEFAGERLERSEAYIAIQNYLNASASARAKRLKVESVKDSQSLVLSMDDDEEVVHEFEGVKLWWSSSQIISRNSTLPLPYRRFYRLAFHWRHRQLITGSYIKHALAKGKAVAANNRQRKLFTNNPSSNWDSSKWSHVAFEHPATFDTLAMEPSKKTEIMNDLLKFKQGKEYYARIGKAWKRGYLLYGPPGTGKSTLIAAMANFLSYDVYDLELTTVKDNTELRKLLIETTAKSIIVIEDIDCSLDLTGQRKMKKQERDSDEGKADPVKRMTKGGEESKESKVTLSGLLNFIDGLWSSCRGERIIVLTANFIEKLDPALIRTGRMDKHIEMSYCCFESFKVLTRNYLGIESHPLFTTVRQLLEETKMTPADVAENLIPKSDDEDEEACLEGLIETLKKVKECARKKLEEEEKAAAAAEATAARAMTEKAAAAAAWSLIVLTFDKLRNWG; encoded by the exons ATGCGGACTGCATCAGAAATATGGACTCACCTCAGCTCGGTCATGGCCGGGCTGATATTCGCGTGGGCAACGCCCCAGCTCCGCATGCACATCGAGGGCTATGCTCACAAGGCCGTGGGCCACGTCTATCCATACATCGAGGTCACGTTCCCAGAGTTCGCGGGCGAGCGGCTGGAGCGGTCCGAGGCCTATATCGCGATTCAGAACTACCTGAACGCCAGCGCCTCTGCCCGGGCCAAGCGGCTCAAGGTCGAGTCCGTCAAGGACAGCCAGTCGCTCGTCCTCAGCATGGACGATGACGAGGAGGTCGTCCATGAATTTGAAGGGGTCAAGCTTTGGTGGTCGTCGTCCCAGATCATCTCCCGGAACTCCACGCTTCCCTTACCTTATAGAAG GTTTTATAGGCTGGCCTTCCACTGGCGCCATCGGCAGTTGATCACCGGCTCTTACATAAAGCATGCCCTGGCGAAGGGGAAGGCGGTGGCGGCCAACAACCGGCAGCGGAAGCTCTTCACCAACAACCCGAGCTCGAACTGGGATTCAAGCAAGTGGAGCCACGTGGCATTCGAGCACCCGGCGACTTTCGACACCTTGGCAATGGAGCCAAGCAAGAAGACGGAGATCATGAACGACCTCCTCAAGTTCAAGCAAGGGAAGGAGTACTATGCGCGGATCGGCAAGGCGTGGAAGCGGGGCTACCTTCTCTATGGCCCACCAGGGACCGGCAAGTCAACGTTGATTGCCGCGATGGCCAACTTCCTCAGCTACGATGTGTATGACCTTGAGCTGACGACGGTCAAGGACAACACGGAGCTGAGGAAGCTGCTGATTGAGACGACCGCGAAGTCAATCATAGTGATCGAGGACATCGACTGCTCGCTTGACCTGACCGGtcagaggaagatgaagaagcaagagagagaCAGCGACGAAGGGAAAGCGGATCCTGTCAAGAGAATGACCAAAGGCGGGGAAGAGAGCAAGGAGAGCAAGGTCACGCTGTCAGGGCTCCTGAACTTCATCGACGGGCTATGGTCCTCGTGCAGAGGCGAGAGAATCATCGTGTTGACAGCAAACTTCATCGAGAAGCTCGACCCAGCCCTAATCAGGACAGGGAGGATGGACAAGCATATCGAGATGTCATATTGCTGCTTCGAGTCATTCAAGGTGCTCACGAGGAATTACTTGGGCATCGAGTCACACCCGCTGTTCACAACAGTGAGGCAGCTGCTGGAGGAGACAAAGATGACTCCGGCAGACGTGGCGGAGAACTTGATTCCCAAGTCGGACGATGAGGATGAGGAGGCTTGTCTGGAGGGATTGATCGAAACACTCAAAAAGGTGAAAGAGTGCGCCAGGAAgaaattagaagaagaagaaaaagcagcagcagcagcagaagcaACTGCAGCTAGAGCAATGACTGagaaagcagcagcagcagcagcatggTCGTTAATTGTATTAACTTTTGACAAATTGCGAAATTGGGGTTAA
- the LOC120288798 gene encoding AAA-ATPase ASD, mitochondrial-like: MGLDDYEEFIDKFKGLKLWWSPRKIGPSTVSYYPPNDHERFFMLTGHLRHRDVVKGPQLKHVLGEGKDLAHGAGNKAGDYQGPRMFTEVKDYYASIRKAWKQGYVLQRSPAPPGGRTSLRWRDNGQSPGLLHDFELMMAKGNAELRRLLMNTACKSIIVVEDINSLLDLMGQRMAQSKDEANKELKDGGISDGSRVTLSELLNMIDGIWSGSEGEKIIVFTPNIVDNLNPALISGGGWTSTWSCRIAAGLRPSRFLPGTAGVSEISGSLPTSRACWRRST, from the exons ATGGGGTTAGATGATTATGAAGAGTTCATTGACAAATTCAAGGGTCTTAAGTTATGGTGGTCTCCTAGGAAGATTGGTCCCTCTACAGTCTCCTATTATCCTCCCAATGACCACGAGAGGTTCTTCATGCTCACTGGCCATCTGCGACACCGCGATGTCGTGAAAGGTCCTCAATTAAAACACGTCCTGGGTGAGGGGAAG GACCTTGCCCATGGAGCCGGCAACAAAGCAGGAGATTATCAGGGACCTCGCATGTTCACCGAGGTGAAGGACTACTACGCAAGCATCCGGAAGGCGTGGAAGCAGGGGTACGTCCTCCAACGCAGCCCCGCCCCCCCGGGGGGACGGACAAGTCTACGATGGCGCGACAATGGTCAATCTCCAGGGCTACTGCACGACTTCGAGCTCATGATGGCGAAGGGCAACGCGGAGCTGAGGAGGCTCCTGATGAACACGGCATGCAAGTCGATCATCGTGGTCGAGGACATCAACTCCCTGCTCGACCTGATGGGGCAGCGAATGGCACAAAGCAAAGATGAAGCCAACAAGGAGTTAAAGGATGGTGGGATTAGTGATGGAAGCAGGGTCACACTCTCAGAGCTcttgaacatgattgatgggatATGGTCAGGCAGTGAGGGAGAGAAGATCATTGTGTTCACCCCCAACATTGTGGACAACCTTAACCCCGCACTGATCAGCGGAGGAGGATGGACAAGCACATGGTCATGTCGTATTGCAGCAGGTTTGAGGCCTTCAAGGTTCTTGCCTGGAACTGCTGGGGTCTCCGAGATCTCAGGCTCTTTGCCAACGTCGAGGGCTTGTTGGAGGAGGTCAACATGA
- the LOC104428862 gene encoding AAA-ATPase ASD, mitochondrial, whose protein sequence is MTTAFELGSHLGSVAAGLMFAWALFKQYFPPQLRAYIEGYAHKAIGHAYPYIQITFPEISGERLERCEAYSAIQNYLSASASARATRLKAESVKDSKSLVLSMDENEEVVDEFEGVKVWWSSSVAVSRSSMFSLQPPPEDRRLYRLTFHRSHRELITGSYIKYVLVKGKAVAAENRQRKLFTNNPSSNWYYYKASKWSHVAFEHPATFDTLAMEPNKKSEIMNDLLRFRRGKEYYERIGKAWKRGYLLYGPPGTGKSTMIAAMANFLNYDVYDLELTTVKDNTELRKLLIETSAKSIIVIEDIDCSLDLTGQRKTKKREKDDDEEKVDPVKRMAKGGEESKDSKVTLSGLLNFIDGLWSACGGERIIVFTTNFVERLDPALIRRGRMDKHIEMSYCCFESFKVLARNYLGVESHPLFATVRRLLAETKMTPADVAENLMPKSDDEDEEACLEGFIEALEKAKEDARKKSEEEEEEKAAAAGEAEATAARAMTREERQLKLSGV, encoded by the exons ATGACGACCGCATTTGAATTGGGGTCTCACCTCGGCTCGGTCGCAGCCGGGCTGATGTTCGCCTGGGCCTTGTTCAAGCAATACTTCCCTCCCCAGCTCCGGGCGTACATCGAGGGCTACGCTCACAAGGCCATCGGCCACGCCTACCCATACATCCAGATCACGTTCCCGGAGATCTCGGGAGAGCGGCTCGAGCGGTGCGAGGCCTACTCCGCGATCCAGAACTACCTGAGTGCAAGCGCTTCGGCTAGGGCCACGCGGCTCAAGGCCGAGTCTGTCAAGGACAGCAAGTCGCTGGTCCTCAGCATGGACGAGAACGAGGAGGTCGTTGACGAATTTGAAGGGGTCAAGGTCTGGTGGTCGTCGAGCGTGGCCGTCTCCCGGAGCTCCATGTTTTCGCTGCAACCTCCACCTGAAGATAGAAG GCTTTATAGGCTGACGTTCCACCGGAGCCACCGAGAGTTGATCACCGGCTCTTACATAAAGTACGTCCTGGTGAAGGGgaaggcggtggcggcggagaACCGGCAGCGGAAGCTCTTCACCAACAACCCTAGCTCGAACTGGTACTACTACAAGGCGAGCAAGTGGAGCCACGTGGCGTTTGAGCACCCCGCCACGTTTGACACCCTGGCCATGGAGCCTAACAAAAAGAGTGAGATTATGAACGACCTCCTCAGATTCCGCCGAGGGAAGGAGTACTATGAGCGGATTGGCAAGGCGTGGAAGCGCGGCTACCTTCTCTACGGCCCGCCAGGGACTGGCAAGTCAACGATGATTGCCGCGATGGCCAACTTCCTCAACTACGATGTGTACGACCTAGAGCTGACGACGGTCAAGGACAACACAGAGCTGAGGAAGCTGCTGATCGAGACGTCTGCGAAGTCGATCATAGTGATCGAGGATATTGACTGCTCCCTCGACCTGACTGGCCagaggaagacaaagaagcgAGAGAAAGACGATGATGAAGAGAAAGTGGATCCTGTCAAGAGAATGGCCAAAGGCGGGGAAGAGAGCAAGGACAGCAAGGTCACGCTTTCCGGGCTCCTGAACTTCATCGACGGGCTATGGTCAGCGTGCGGGGGCGAGAGGATCATTGTTTTCACAACAAACTTCGTGGAGAGACTCGACCCGGCCCTAATCAGGAGAGGGAGGATGGACAAGCATATCGAGATGTCGTATTGCTGCTTCGAGTCGTTCAAGGTGCTTGCGAGGAATTACTTGGGCGTCGAGTCGCACCCGCTGTTTGCGACGGTGAGGCGGTTGTTGGCGGAGACGAAGATGACTCCAGCGGACGTGGCAGAGAACTTGATGCCCAAGTCGGATGACGAGGACGAGGAGGCTTGCTTGGAGGGATTTATCGAAGCACTCGAGAAGGCGAAAGAGGACGCCAGGAAGaaatcagaagaagaagaagaagaaaaagcagcagcagcaggagaAGCAGAAGCAACAGCAGCTAGAGCAATGACTAGGGAAGAAAGACAACTCAAATTGAGTGGAGTGTAA